One region of Campylobacter magnus genomic DNA includes:
- a CDS encoding helix-turn-helix domain-containing protein, producing the protein MSAKKECHNCEFFIDKKCAISQCKYYEIDYEENEKIEIIINNFDIFNDTKVSFDIKEKKFSLNITLGDSYTCQNCKFKLDCKSGNCIFSVLYKGKFYSQFNGNSKLKNIIINVGANFLKNHAGPKILKKILNSKNSKLISEAKCLPDTIFLAKEIFFSKEPSPLFLKSKIFGILDNELKNLENSKIINISKIEREMLENAYKIIEKNYANPLSIKELSYKVGLNESKLKTLFKAFFGSTIHEASTKLRMQKAKELISDGQNLKSVASKLGFSALSNFSSAFKKHFGFTPSKFKD; encoded by the coding sequence GCAGTGTAAATACTATGAGATTGATTATGAAGAAAATGAAAAGATTGAAATTATCATAAATAATTTTGATATTTTTAATGATACAAAGGTTAGTTTTGATATAAAAGAGAAGAAATTTAGCCTAAATATCACACTTGGGGATTCTTATACTTGCCAAAATTGCAAGTTCAAGCTTGATTGTAAAAGTGGAAATTGTATTTTTAGCGTGCTTTATAAGGGAAAATTTTATTCTCAGTTTAATGGTAATTCAAAATTAAAAAATATTATCATAAATGTAGGGGCAAATTTTTTAAAAAATCACGCAGGTCCAAAAATACTAAAAAAAATTCTAAATTCAAAAAACTCAAAGCTCATAAGCGAGGCAAAATGCCTGCCTGATACTATATTTTTAGCAAAAGAAATCTTTTTTAGCAAAGAGCCTAGCCCTTTGTTTTTAAAATCTAAAATTTTTGGAATTTTAGATAATGAGTTAAAAAACCTTGAAAATTCTAAGATAATAAATATTTCAAAAATAGAGAGAGAAATGCTTGAAAATGCCTATAAAATCATAGAAAAAAACTACGCAAATCCACTTAGTATAAAAGAGCTTTCTTATAAAGTTGGTTTAAACGAAAGCAAGCTAAAAACGCTATTTAAAGCCTTTTTTGGCTCTACTATACACGAAGCTAGCACGAAGCTTAGAATGCAAAAAGCAAAAGAGCTAATAAGCGATGGACAAAATCTAAAATCCGTAGCTTCTAAGCTGGGTTTTAGCGCACTTAGCAATTTTAGTTCTGCTTTTAAAAAGCATTTTGGCTTTACTCCGAGCAAAT